From Defluviimonas aquaemixtae, one genomic window encodes:
- a CDS encoding DnaJ family domain-containing protein, translated as MPMPGWLNRIAKRRMLKARAEGALGKFAGEDEPLPVRPGDIFIDPGEAIGFRIMAETGALPDEISLREAVQEAKARYSAAADETERRAAMAEIARLEQRCAVAEEARRRFVKN; from the coding sequence ATGCCGATGCCCGGATGGCTGAACCGGATTGCCAAGCGCCGCATGCTGAAGGCCCGCGCCGAGGGTGCGCTCGGCAAGTTCGCGGGCGAGGACGAGCCACTGCCCGTCCGTCCGGGCGACATTTTCATCGATCCGGGCGAGGCGATCGGCTTTCGCATCATGGCCGAAACTGGCGCCCTGCCAGACGAGATCTCGCTGAGAGAGGCGGTCCAGGAGGCGAAGGCCCGATATTCTGCCGCAGCTGATGAGACCGAACGGCGCGCGGCCATGGCCGAGATCGCCCGCCTGGAGCAGCGCTGCGCCGTCGCCGAGGAAGCCCGGCGCAGGTTCGTGAAGAACTGA
- the putA gene encoding bifunctional proline dehydrogenase/L-glutamate gamma-semialdehyde dehydrogenase PutA gives MHHPWHTIDSGTLQPEAPLLERLIGEAALDRAARDRIVAEGAGLVRQIRSDVRPGMMEVFLAEYGLSTEEGIALMCLAEALLRVPDADTMDALIEDKIAPSDWGKHLGHSASSLVNASTWALMLTGKVLEEEKDPGIVGHLRGAVKRLGEPVIRRATRQAMKEMGRQFVLGETISAAMERASRMEARGYTYSYDMLGEAAKTAEDAERYAIAYSKAIAAISRAAKSDDIRKNPGISVKLSALHPRYELAQEARVMAELVPVVRDLARQAAQARMGFNIDAEEADRLTLSLKVIEAVLADEELAGWDGFGVVVQAYGRRAGMVLDRLYSLAEKLDRKIMVRLVKGAYWDAEIKRAQVMGLEDFPVFTRKEATDVSYVANARRILGMTDRIYPQFATHNAHTVAAILDMADDKPFEFQRLHGMGERLHDIVLKRDKTRCRIYAPVGAHRDLLAYLVRRLLENGANSSFVNQIVDEDVSPEEVAACPFDAVEAMLPGLTNRAIRTGPDLFAPERQNSKGFDLSDGPTLARIDAARAEFAKTEFTAEPLLACNVAGLKPRRVHNPATGQLVGRVTDASAADVDGALSAAKPWKASAAERAAVLNRAADLFEESFGPIFALLAREAGKTQMDAVAELREAVDFLRYYAARGLELKQPPLGTFACISPWNFPLAIFTGQIAAALAAGNAVVAKPAEQTPLIAAHAVALLHKAGVPASTLQLLPGDGATVGAKLTSDPRVNGVCFTGSTETAQLIRKAMARHLAPGAPLIAETGGLNAMIVDSTALPEQAVRDIVASSFQSAGQRCSALRCLYVQEDIADRFTDMLFGAMEELSVGDPWHLSTDVGPVIDEEAERGIRAHVEKARKEGRLLRQLSTPKGGHFIAPSVIRVSGIADMKREIFGPVLHVATFDADDLQKIIDDVNATGYGLTFGLHTRIDNRVQEVTEALHVGNIYVNRNQIGAVVGSQPFGGEGLSGTGPKAGGPHYLARFTAPPRPDKAGNAECKADPARVQAALDAAPPPTTLARLDLPGPTGESNRLTLLARAPFLCLGPGREATGAQAEAIQALGGQAIAVAGTLDPEALTTLRGFAGVFYWGDEATARTLDEALARRDGPILPLVTALPDLGHVAHERHVCVDTTASGGNAALLAQAGSA, from the coding sequence ATGCACCACCCCTGGCACACCATCGATTCCGGCACGCTTCAGCCGGAAGCTCCTCTTCTCGAACGCCTGATCGGCGAGGCCGCGCTCGACCGCGCCGCGCGCGATCGGATCGTCGCCGAGGGCGCGGGGCTCGTCCGTCAGATCCGGTCCGACGTGCGGCCAGGGATGATGGAGGTCTTCCTCGCCGAATACGGCCTTTCGACTGAAGAGGGGATCGCGCTCATGTGCCTCGCTGAGGCGTTGCTGCGCGTCCCCGACGCTGACACGATGGACGCGTTAATCGAGGACAAGATCGCGCCCTCGGACTGGGGCAAGCATCTTGGCCATTCCGCATCCTCGCTCGTCAACGCTTCGACTTGGGCGCTGATGCTGACCGGCAAGGTCCTTGAAGAGGAGAAGGACCCCGGCATCGTCGGCCACTTGCGCGGTGCCGTAAAGCGGCTGGGCGAACCCGTGATCCGGCGTGCGACGCGGCAAGCGATGAAGGAGATGGGCCGCCAATTCGTGCTCGGCGAGACGATCAGCGCCGCGATGGAGCGCGCCTCGAGGATGGAGGCGCGCGGCTACACCTATTCCTACGACATGCTAGGCGAGGCTGCCAAGACAGCCGAGGATGCCGAACGTTACGCCATCGCCTATTCCAAGGCGATTGCCGCTATCTCCCGGGCCGCGAAAAGCGACGACATCCGCAAAAATCCGGGGATCTCGGTGAAACTCTCGGCGCTCCACCCCCGCTACGAGCTCGCGCAGGAAGCGCGTGTGATGGCCGAACTGGTGCCGGTAGTCCGCGACCTCGCGCGGCAGGCCGCGCAGGCGCGGATGGGCTTCAACATCGACGCGGAAGAGGCGGACCGGCTGACGCTCTCGCTGAAGGTCATCGAGGCCGTGCTAGCCGACGAAGAGCTTGCCGGCTGGGACGGTTTCGGTGTCGTAGTCCAGGCCTATGGCCGCCGCGCGGGGATGGTGCTCGACCGGCTTTACTCGCTGGCAGAAAAACTCGACCGCAAGATCATGGTCCGGCTGGTGAAGGGCGCCTACTGGGACGCCGAGATCAAGCGCGCGCAGGTCATGGGGCTTGAGGATTTCCCGGTCTTCACGCGCAAGGAAGCGACCGACGTGAGCTATGTCGCGAATGCGCGGAGGATCCTTGGCATGACCGACCGGATCTATCCCCAGTTCGCCACCCACAATGCCCATACCGTCGCCGCGATCCTTGACATGGCCGACGACAAGCCCTTCGAATTCCAGCGCCTGCACGGCATGGGCGAGCGGCTGCACGACATCGTTCTAAAGCGCGACAAGACCCGCTGCCGCATCTACGCTCCGGTGGGCGCGCATCGCGACCTGCTCGCCTATCTCGTCCGGCGGCTCCTGGAGAACGGCGCCAACTCCTCCTTCGTCAACCAGATCGTCGACGAGGACGTTTCGCCGGAAGAGGTCGCTGCCTGCCCGTTCGACGCAGTCGAGGCGATGCTTCCGGGCCTGACAAACCGAGCGATCCGCACCGGGCCGGACCTTTTCGCGCCCGAGCGGCAGAACTCCAAAGGCTTCGATCTGTCCGACGGTCCCACGCTCGCCCGGATCGACGCCGCGCGCGCCGAGTTCGCCAAGACCGAGTTCACCGCCGAACCGCTTCTCGCCTGCAATGTGGCGGGGCTGAAGCCGCGACGCGTCCACAACCCCGCGACCGGACAGCTTGTCGGCCGCGTCACCGATGCCTCAGCCGCCGACGTGGACGGCGCGCTTTCCGCGGCGAAGCCCTGGAAGGCGAGTGCCGCCGAGCGCGCAGCGGTCCTGAATCGCGCCGCCGATCTCTTTGAGGAGAGTTTCGGCCCGATCTTTGCGCTCCTCGCACGCGAAGCGGGCAAAACGCAAATGGACGCCGTCGCGGAACTGCGCGAGGCGGTGGACTTCCTGCGCTACTACGCGGCGCGCGGTCTGGAACTGAAACAACCGCCGCTCGGGACCTTCGCCTGCATCTCCCCCTGGAACTTCCCGCTCGCGATCTTCACCGGCCAGATCGCCGCCGCGCTGGCGGCCGGCAACGCCGTCGTCGCCAAGCCCGCCGAACAGACCCCGCTGATCGCCGCCCATGCCGTGGCGCTCCTCCACAAGGCGGGCGTCCCAGCCTCGACGCTCCAGCTCCTGCCCGGCGACGGCGCGACGGTCGGCGCCAAGCTCACCTCCGATCCGCGCGTGAACGGCGTCTGCTTCACCGGCTCGACCGAAACGGCGCAGCTCATCCGCAAGGCCATGGCGCGACACCTCGCCCCCGGCGCGCCGCTGATTGCCGAGACGGGCGGGCTGAACGCGATGATCGTCGACTCGACCGCGCTCCCCGAACAGGCCGTGCGCGACATCGTGGCGTCGTCCTTCCAGTCGGCCGGCCAGCGCTGCTCGGCGCTCCGCTGCCTCTACGTGCAGGAGGACATCGCCGACCGCTTCACCGACATGCTCTTCGGCGCGATGGAGGAGCTCTCCGTCGGCGACCCCTGGCATCTCTCGACCGATGTCGGCCCGGTCATCGACGAAGAGGCCGAACGAGGCATCCGCGCCCACGTCGAAAAGGCCCGCAAGGAGGGGCGGCTCCTGCGCCAGCTCTCGACACCCAAAGGAGGCCACTTTATCGCGCCGTCCGTCATCCGCGTGTCCGGCATCGCCGACATGAAGCGCGAGATCTTCGGCCCGGTCCTGCATGTCGCGACCTTCGATGCGGACGACCTTCAGAAGATCATCGATGACGTCAACGCGACGGGCTACGGCCTCACCTTCGGCCTCCACACCCGGATCGACAACCGCGTGCAGGAGGTGACCGAGGCGCTGCACGTCGGCAACATCTACGTAAACCGCAACCAGATCGGCGCGGTCGTGGGCTCCCAGCCCTTTGGCGGCGAGGGCCTTTCGGGAACCGGCCCGAAAGCCGGCGGTCCGCATTACCTCGCCCGATTCACCGCCCCGCCCCGGCCGGACAAGGCAGGCAACGCCGAATGCAAGGCCGATCCGGCCCGGGTCCAGGCCGCGCTCGACGCCGCGCCGCCGCCGACTACGCTCGCCCGCCTCGACCTGCCCGGCCCCACGGGCGAGTCGAACCGGCTGACGCTTCTCGCCCGCGCGCCCTTCCTCTGTCTCGGCCCCGGCCGCGAGGCGACCGGGGCGCAGGCCGAGGCGATCCAGGCGCTCGGCGGGCAGGCGATCGCGGTCGCGGGCACGCTCGACCCCGAGGCCCTGACCACGCTCAGGGGCTTCGCCGGCGTCTTCTACTGGGGCGACGAGGCGACGGCGCGCACGCTGGACGAGGCGCTCGCGCGCCGCGACGGGCCGATTCTGCCGCTCGTCACCGCCTTGCCCGATCTCGGCCATGTCGCGCATGAACGCCATGTCTGCGTCGACACCACCGCCTCGGGCGGCAACGCCGCGCTGCTCGCCCAGGCCGGTTCCGCTTGA
- a CDS encoding ABC transporter ATP-binding protein codes for MLAAFVFMTIEGSTLGVLSWMLKPLFDRVFVAGDAGAIWWVGGVILSLFLIRATMLIINRALMSSVAMKTTSAMQVDLLAHVLTLDGGFFQTNPPGALIERVQGDTFAVQRIWTVLIAGFGRDVISLVALFGVAVSIDLRWTLAALIGAPLLILPTLAVQRYIRRKTDHVRNESAARATRLDEIFHGIVPVKLNRMEDYQLSRFRGIAGRIVRAEIKTAVSRASVPALIDVVTGIGFFGVLILAGREIISGERTIGEFMSFFTAIALAFQPLRRLGDMAGAWQVAAASLARLYRLFDTEAAIRPVARPDPQPVGQMRIRFEDVHLSYGDHEVLRGLSFTAEPGRTTAVVGPSGAGKSTVFNLLTRMVDPDSGRITIGDTNIADIELGTLRDLFSVVTQDAWLFDETIRENVTLGRSDVAPDALAEALEAAHVGAFVRELPQGIETPAGPRGSGLSGGQRQRVAIARALLRDAPILLMDEATSALDAQSEALVQEALDRLSRGRTTLVIAHRLATVRDADLILVMDQGRIVEQGTHEALFAADGLYASLCRLQFSE; via the coding sequence ATGCTCGCGGCCTTCGTCTTCATGACGATCGAGGGCTCCACGCTCGGCGTTCTCAGCTGGATGCTGAAACCCCTGTTCGACCGGGTCTTCGTCGCAGGCGACGCGGGCGCAATCTGGTGGGTGGGCGGCGTGATCCTGTCTCTGTTCCTGATCCGCGCGACGATGCTCATCATCAACCGCGCGCTGATGTCGAGCGTCGCGATGAAGACGACCAGCGCGATGCAGGTCGATCTGCTCGCCCATGTACTGACGCTCGACGGCGGGTTCTTCCAGACGAACCCGCCCGGCGCGCTAATCGAGCGTGTCCAGGGCGACACCTTCGCGGTGCAGCGCATCTGGACGGTGCTGATCGCGGGGTTCGGTCGAGACGTCATTTCTCTGGTCGCACTCTTCGGTGTCGCTGTGTCGATCGACCTGCGCTGGACGCTTGCCGCGCTGATCGGCGCACCGCTCCTCATCCTGCCGACACTCGCGGTCCAGCGTTATATCCGGCGCAAGACGGATCACGTGAGAAACGAGTCCGCCGCACGCGCGACGCGACTTGACGAGATCTTCCATGGCATCGTTCCGGTAAAGCTCAACCGGATGGAGGACTACCAGCTTAGCCGGTTCCGCGGCATCGCCGGACGCATCGTCCGCGCCGAGATCAAGACAGCCGTCAGCCGGGCGTCTGTGCCCGCGCTGATCGACGTGGTCACGGGGATCGGCTTCTTCGGCGTCCTCATTCTTGCCGGGCGCGAGATCATCTCGGGCGAACGCACGATCGGCGAGTTCATGTCGTTCTTCACCGCCATCGCGCTGGCATTCCAGCCGCTCAGACGCCTCGGTGACATGGCGGGCGCCTGGCAGGTCGCGGCAGCGAGCCTCGCGCGGCTCTACCGGCTCTTTGATACCGAAGCCGCGATCCGTCCGGTTGCCCGACCGGACCCGCAGCCCGTCGGGCAAATGCGTATCCGCTTCGAGGACGTGCATCTGTCCTATGGCGACCACGAGGTTCTGCGCGGGCTCAGTTTCACGGCCGAGCCAGGCCGCACAACCGCGGTCGTCGGCCCCTCCGGAGCGGGCAAATCGACCGTCTTCAACCTGCTCACCCGGATGGTCGACCCGGACTCGGGCCGGATCACCATCGGCGATACGAACATTGCAGATATCGAACTCGGAACACTCCGAGACCTCTTTTCCGTGGTCACCCAGGATGCCTGGCTCTTTGACGAAACGATCCGTGAAAACGTGACGCTGGGGCGCTCAGATGTGGCTCCCGACGCGTTGGCCGAAGCGCTCGAAGCTGCTCATGTAGGCGCCTTCGTCCGCGAACTGCCTCAAGGGATCGAGACACCGGCCGGCCCGCGAGGCTCGGGCCTTTCTGGCGGCCAGCGTCAGCGGGTGGCGATCGCAAGGGCCTTGTTGCGCGACGCTCCGATCCTCTTGATGGACGAGGCGACCTCGGCGCTCGATGCGCAAAGCGAGGCGCTCGTGCAGGAAGCGCTTGACCGGCTGAGTCGCGGGCGCACGACGCTTGTCATCGCACACAGGCTTGCGACGGTGCGCGACGCCGATCTCATCCTCGTGATGGACCAGGGCCGCATCGTCGAACAGGGCACCCACGAAGCGCTTTTTGCTGCCGACGGTCTTTACGCGAGCCTTTGCAGGCTCCAATTCTCGGAATGA
- a CDS encoding pyridoxal phosphate-dependent aminotransferase, with amino-acid sequence MTGPRYTQLAAALPSTVPFVGPETQERARGRTFAARLGANESVFGPSPRAIVAMEKAARDVWMYGDPENHDLREALAEHHGVPSENVVVGEGIDGLLGYLVRLLAAPGDPVVTSDGAYPTFNFHVAGYGGRLHKVPYAGDHEDPEALAAKAADTGAKLIYLANPDNPMGSWHDSDSVQRMIDAVPEGALLALDEAYLELAPDGTAPVIDPDDRRVIRLRTFSKGYGMAGARVGYAIAHRDLVAAFDKVRNHFGMCRTSQAGALAALGDQAYLAVVQETVAGARDELSRIARLNGLVPLPSATNFVTMDCGADGAFARKVLSELVSRDVFVRMPFIAPHDRCIRVSAGRPQDLAHFASALPEALAAARA; translated from the coding sequence ATGACCGGACCACGCTATACCCAGCTAGCCGCCGCGCTCCCCTCGACCGTGCCCTTCGTGGGGCCGGAAACCCAGGAGCGCGCGCGCGGCCGCACCTTCGCCGCCCGCCTCGGCGCCAACGAAAGCGTCTTCGGCCCCTCGCCCCGCGCCATCGTGGCCATGGAAAAGGCTGCCCGCGATGTCTGGATGTACGGCGATCCCGAGAACCACGACCTGCGCGAAGCCTTGGCCGAACACCACGGCGTGCCATCGGAAAATGTCGTCGTCGGAGAAGGCATTGACGGGCTTTTGGGCTACCTCGTCCGTCTGCTTGCCGCGCCCGGTGACCCCGTAGTCACCTCTGACGGAGCCTACCCGACCTTCAACTTCCACGTCGCAGGCTACGGCGGCAGGCTTCACAAGGTGCCATATGCGGGCGACCATGAAGACCCCGAGGCGCTGGCCGCCAAGGCTGCGGATACCGGCGCGAAGCTCATCTATCTCGCCAATCCCGACAACCCGATGGGCTCATGGCACGATTCAGACTCCGTCCAGCGGATGATCGACGCCGTGCCCGAAGGCGCGCTCCTCGCACTCGACGAGGCCTACCTTGAGCTTGCGCCCGACGGCACGGCGCCCGTGATCGACCCGGACGACCGGCGCGTGATCCGCCTGCGGACCTTCTCCAAGGGCTACGGCATGGCCGGCGCCCGGGTGGGCTATGCCATCGCCCATCGCGATCTCGTGGCCGCCTTCGACAAGGTCCGCAACCATTTCGGCATGTGCCGCACCTCCCAGGCCGGCGCGCTCGCGGCGCTCGGAGATCAGGCCTACCTCGCGGTCGTGCAGGAAACGGTCGCCGGCGCGCGGGATGAACTCTCCCGCATCGCACGGCTGAACGGCCTAGTCCCGCTGCCCTCGGCCACGAATTTCGTCACGATGGATTGCGGCGCGGACGGTGCATTCGCCCGCAAGGTGCTGAGTGAGCTCGTTTCACGCGACGTCTTCGTGCGCATGCCCTTCATTGCCCCACACGACCGCTGCATCCGGGTAAGCGCGGGCCGCCCGCAAGACCTCGCCCATTTCGCGTCCGCCCTGCCCGAGGCGCTTGCCGCAGCCCGCGCTTGA
- a CDS encoding TolC family outer membrane protein, protein MRALCSLSPRRFVAAGICAFGLIVSGAAKAETLGDALVAAYRNSNIIEQNRAVLRASDEDVAGAVATLRPVLRWVASAQLSDSTLNRNLTTSLGLQAEVILFDFGRSDLAVEIAKQSVLATRQALVGVEQDVLLSAVQAYFSVRSAIENVAINQNSVRVLAETLRATQDKFDVGEVTRTDVAQAEARLAGARASLAAAEGDLASAREAYRAATGGYPGLLASAPPAPALPRILAEAQSIAQRTHPDVRQAQFQARVADLQVDLAAAERMPDVRGTAALSRNSDGADTSRLGIELRQTIFAGGALSAAHRKAIAGRDAARSALLQAGVFVTQGVGDAWAAIEVARAQIVATEREIEAATIAYDGVSEEAKLGARTTLDVLDAEQALLDARARRITAEANLQIAFYQLLSSMGLLTAERLSLGVPIYDPEAYYNAVKNAPVTSVQGKSLDRVLKAIGKN, encoded by the coding sequence ATGAGAGCGCTCTGCAGTCTTTCGCCGCGCCGTTTCGTCGCTGCGGGCATCTGTGCTTTCGGGCTGATTGTCTCCGGCGCCGCAAAGGCCGAGACTTTGGGCGATGCGCTGGTCGCCGCCTACCGCAACTCCAACATCATCGAACAGAACCGCGCCGTACTGCGCGCCTCTGACGAGGACGTGGCTGGCGCTGTGGCCACCTTGCGCCCCGTCCTCCGGTGGGTCGCGAGCGCGCAGCTGAGCGACAGCACGCTCAACCGGAACCTGACGACCTCGCTCGGCCTGCAGGCCGAGGTGATCCTCTTCGATTTTGGCCGGTCCGATCTGGCTGTCGAAATCGCCAAGCAGAGCGTTCTGGCCACGCGCCAGGCGCTCGTCGGCGTCGAGCAGGACGTGCTTTTGTCGGCGGTTCAGGCCTATTTCAGCGTGCGCAGCGCCATCGAGAACGTCGCGATCAACCAGAACTCGGTGCGCGTCCTTGCCGAGACGCTGCGCGCCACGCAGGACAAGTTCGATGTCGGCGAGGTGACGCGAACAGATGTCGCCCAAGCAGAAGCACGGCTGGCGGGCGCACGCGCTTCGCTGGCGGCGGCCGAGGGTGATCTGGCCAGCGCTCGGGAAGCCTACAGGGCCGCGACCGGGGGCTATCCCGGTTTGCTGGCATCCGCGCCGCCCGCTCCTGCGCTGCCCCGGATCCTGGCCGAGGCGCAGTCCATTGCACAGCGCACCCATCCCGACGTCCGTCAGGCGCAGTTCCAGGCGCGCGTAGCCGATCTTCAGGTCGATCTTGCCGCCGCCGAGCGGATGCCCGACGTGCGCGGCACCGCAGCGCTTTCACGCAACAGCGACGGGGCCGACACCTCCCGGCTCGGGATCGAACTCCGGCAGACGATATTTGCGGGTGGCGCGCTTTCTGCGGCCCACCGGAAGGCCATCGCCGGGCGCGACGCGGCGCGCTCCGCGCTGCTGCAGGCCGGTGTCTTCGTGACGCAGGGCGTGGGCGACGCCTGGGCCGCCATTGAGGTTGCGCGTGCCCAGATCGTTGCGACCGAGCGCGAAATCGAGGCAGCGACCATCGCCTATGACGGCGTATCTGAAGAAGCCAAGCTTGGCGCGCGCACGACGCTCGACGTTCTCGATGCCGAGCAAGCGCTGCTCGACGCCCGCGCGCGCAGGATCACCGCAGAAGCCAATTTGCAGATAGCGTTCTATCAACTATTGTCTTCTATGGGTCTTCTGACCGCGGAGCGTCTGTCGCTCGGGGTTCCGATCTACGATCCCGAAGCGTACTACAATGCCGTCAAGAATGCGCCCGTGACCTCGGTACAGGGGAAAAGCCTCGACCGGGTCCTGAAGGCCATCGGAAAGAACTGA
- the ygfZ gene encoding CAF17-like 4Fe-4S cluster assembly/insertion protein YgfZ, protein MTGESAPDRTVIAVGGKDRTAFLQGLVTNDVAKLGDGLVYAALLTPQGKYLADFFLVPDDDRILIDVKSDHADALIRRLSMYRLRADVTLDQTALTVTRGLGPAPAGAHPDPRHPALGWRRYSTEAGATPEVDWDAIRVTHCVPETGIELIPDESYVLECGFERLHGVDFRKGCYVGQEVTARMRHKTELRKGLVTISVDGAAPVGTEIAAGDKPAGRLFTQSGGEGIAWLRFDRAEGAMKAGAARLSLKD, encoded by the coding sequence ATGACTGGCGAATCCGCCCCCGATCGGACCGTCATCGCGGTGGGCGGTAAGGATCGCACCGCCTTTCTGCAGGGCTTGGTTACGAATGACGTCGCGAAACTCGGCGACGGCCTCGTCTATGCCGCGCTGCTTACACCGCAAGGCAAGTATCTGGCCGATTTCTTCCTCGTACCGGACGACGACCGTATTCTCATCGACGTCAAATCCGATCACGCCGACGCGCTCATTCGCCGGCTGTCGATGTACCGCCTGCGCGCCGACGTGACGCTGGACCAGACAGCGCTAACCGTGACGCGCGGGCTTGGTCCCGCACCTGCCGGCGCCCATCCCGATCCGCGTCATCCCGCGCTCGGCTGGCGGCGCTACAGCACCGAAGCGGGCGCCACACCCGAAGTCGATTGGGACGCCATCCGCGTGACCCATTGCGTACCCGAAACCGGAATCGAGCTGATCCCCGACGAAAGCTATGTACTCGAATGCGGATTCGAGCGCCTCCACGGTGTTGACTTCCGAAAGGGCTGCTATGTCGGGCAGGAGGTCACCGCGCGGATGCGACACAAGACCGAGCTTCGCAAGGGTCTCGTCACCATCTCAGTGGACGGCGCGGCCCCAGTCGGCACCGAGATTGCGGCGGGCGACAAGCCCGCGGGTCGGCTCTTTACCCAATCAGGCGGCGAAGGGATCGCCTGGCTGCGTTTCGACAGGGCCGAGGGCGCGATGAAGGCGGGCGCTGCGCGCCTCTCCTTGAAAGACTAG
- a CDS encoding DUF6280 family protein yields the protein MRDFVDGTAFNYEQGQRSRKLFAAVVLAALDDAIADDKKYGNGPEQIARWARSRDGREVLSCAGIDPNERVVTGLMEFVSKGVRTSVALSREESERRHAAAAEEAEAA from the coding sequence ATGCGCGATTTCGTTGACGGCACCGCATTCAACTACGAGCAAGGCCAGAGGTCGCGAAAGCTCTTCGCCGCCGTTGTGCTCGCCGCTCTGGACGATGCGATCGCCGATGACAAGAAGTATGGCAACGGCCCCGAGCAGATCGCTCGCTGGGCGCGATCCCGTGATGGGCGCGAAGTTTTGTCCTGTGCCGGCATCGACCCCAACGAGCGGGTCGTGACGGGCCTGATGGAGTTCGTGTCCAAAGGCGTGCGCACCTCCGTGGCGCTGTCGCGCGAGGAAAGCGAACGCCGCCACGCCGCCGCTGCCGAGGAAGCCGAGGCGGCCTGA
- the efp gene encoding elongation factor P: MPKINGNEIRPGNVLEHDGGLWAAVKVSHVKPGKGGAFAQVELKNLRDGRKLNERFRSEDKVERVRLDQKDQQFLYENDGMLVFMDNETFEQTELPADLLGERRPFLQDGMVATIEYYGDEALSVQLPQKVVCKVVETEPVVKGQTAANSYKPAILDNGVRVTVPPFVGEGEDIVVHTETMEYSERA; encoded by the coding sequence ATGCCCAAGATCAATGGCAACGAAATTCGTCCCGGAAACGTTCTGGAACATGACGGTGGCCTCTGGGCCGCCGTGAAGGTCAGCCACGTCAAGCCCGGAAAGGGCGGCGCCTTCGCCCAGGTCGAACTCAAAAACCTGCGCGACGGCCGAAAACTGAACGAGAGATTCCGGTCCGAGGACAAGGTCGAGCGCGTGCGGCTTGACCAGAAGGACCAGCAATTTCTGTATGAAAATGACGGCATGCTCGTATTCATGGACAACGAGACGTTCGAACAGACCGAGCTGCCGGCCGACCTCCTCGGCGAACGTCGGCCCTTTCTGCAGGATGGGATGGTCGCGACAATTGAATATTACGGCGACGAGGCGCTCAGCGTTCAGCTGCCGCAGAAGGTCGTCTGCAAGGTTGTGGAGACCGAGCCCGTCGTGAAGGGCCAGACCGCGGCGAATAGCTACAAGCCCGCGATCCTGGACAACGGGGTCCGCGTCACCGTGCCGCCCTTCGTCGGCGAGGGCGAGGACATCGTCGTCCACACCGAGACGATGGAATATTCCGAACGCGCCTGA
- a CDS encoding Lrp/AsnC family transcriptional regulator yields MPDDLSPMDRYDAAILRALSEDGRMSVTELARRIGLTKTPTQARVRRLEEAGVIAGYRAVLNPIRMGLAHVAYVEVRLSDTREAALQAFNRAVRALPEIEECHMMAAGFDYLMKVRTSDIADYRRVLGERISTLPHVAATSTFVAMEAVKEHGL; encoded by the coding sequence ATGCCAGATGACCTGTCCCCGATGGATCGCTACGACGCCGCGATTCTGCGCGCCCTTTCGGAGGACGGCCGTATGTCCGTCACCGAGCTTGCCCGCCGCATCGGGCTGACCAAGACGCCGACCCAAGCGCGGGTGCGCCGCCTGGAAGAAGCGGGCGTGATCGCGGGCTACCGGGCCGTGCTGAATCCCATCCGCATGGGGCTCGCGCATGTCGCCTATGTCGAGGTGCGCCTCTCAGACACGCGGGAGGCGGCGCTCCAGGCCTTCAACAGAGCCGTGCGCGCGCTGCCCGAGATCGAGGAATGCCACATGATGGCCGCAGGTTTCGACTATCTGATGAAAGTCCGCACAAGCGACATCGCCGACTATCGGCGGGTACTGGGCGAACGAATTTCCACGCTGCCGCATGTCGCCGCGACCTCGACCTTCGTGGCGATGGAGGCGGTGAAGGAGCATGGGCTCTGA
- a CDS encoding protein-L-isoaspartate O-methyltransferase family protein, translated as MTDFAQRRTMMVDTQVRPSDVTKFPIIEAMLSVPREAFVPAQRREAAYVGGDVDLGGGRVMLEARTLAKMLDALDIGPEDVVLDIGCGLGYSAAVMALLAEAVVAVEEDPDLAAQAQARLSAEGVDSAAVIEAPLSQGAAKHGPYDVIVVEGAAEVVPDAILAQLKEGGRIACLLMEGALGACQVGRKIDGRVSWRFAFNATAPVLPGFERERGFTL; from the coding sequence ATGACCGATTTCGCACAGCGCCGCACCATGATGGTGGATACGCAGGTCCGTCCCAGCGACGTGACGAAATTTCCCATCATCGAAGCGATGCTGAGCGTCCCGCGCGAAGCGTTCGTGCCGGCACAGCGGCGCGAGGCTGCCTATGTCGGCGGGGACGTCGATCTGGGAGGCGGGCGTGTCATGCTCGAGGCGCGGACGTTGGCCAAGATGCTTGATGCGCTGGATATCGGCCCCGAAGATGTCGTGCTCGATATTGGCTGCGGGCTCGGGTATTCTGCCGCGGTGATGGCGCTCCTGGCCGAGGCCGTCGTTGCGGTCGAGGAGGATCCCGATCTTGCGGCGCAGGCGCAGGCCCGGCTCTCGGCAGAGGGCGTGGACAGCGCCGCCGTCATCGAGGCGCCTCTATCCCAGGGCGCGGCGAAGCACGGTCCCTACGACGTGATCGTCGTCGAGGGCGCGGCGGAGGTGGTGCCGGATGCGATCCTCGCCCAATTGAAAGAGGGCGGGCGCATCGCGTGCCTGCTCATGGAGGGGGCGCTGGGCGCCTGCCAGGTCGGTCGCAAGATCGACGGACGCGTGAGTTGGCGCTTCGCATTCAACGCGACGGCGCCGGTCCTGCCGGGATTTGAGCGTGAACGAGGGTTCACACTGTGA